CTGGCGGCAAACCGCCGTGGAGCAGCCGTTCCGGAAGCGTCCTGCCGAAGGTCGATAATTCTTCCCACATAACTGGCAGCAGTTGAACGTCGCGTTTGCGACCGGTCCGGGTATCGCGGAATTTTCTGCTGGCCGCTAGAGTCGATGATCCGGTCGCAAGCAACCGCAGGTTGGGGAAAAGATCGGCGCCGATTTTGAGCAGACGGGTGGGATCGCGCAACTGATGAATCTCATCGAAGACCAAGGTTTGTTTGCCGCAGGTTCGATAGAAAACCTCTGGGTCTCGGACCATGTCCTCGACGGAGGGTAAGTCGCAGTTCAAATATAAGACCTGCTTCGGGTCCAGACTCTGCGCCAGCGTAGTCTTGCCAGAGCGCCGAACACCGGAAAGCCAGACGATTGGCGCCTCGCGCCATGCGCTTTGTAGGCGATTGAGCCAAAAGGGTCTTGGGAGCATGCTACCGTAGTATGCAAATAGTCGGACTAAATGTAAAGTACACTAGCATGACGAGAAATTCACGACGAAGCTTCTGAGTCTCTGCCCAACGTGACAAATACCTGCCTTAGCGGTATCTCGGCAGGCTCGAGGCGTTTGCCAACCGCCGGCGATTTTCAGATTGACGGCACCAGCTCAAAATCGATCTCGCTGCGAAACGCATTGATCTTCGCCACTCTCACCCGCACGTTGTCGCCTAATTTAAATTTCCGGCCGTGGCGGCGGCCTTTGATCAGGTATTCTTTTTCGTAGTAGTCGTAGTCGTCGTCGGTGAGGGTGGCGAGTTTTACCAAACCTTCGACGAAATAGTCGTCGAGTTCGACGAACAGGCCGAAGCTCACCAGGCTGTTGACGAAGCCGGGGAACTCTTCGCCCATCTTAGTCATCATGAACTGGGCTTTTTTCAGGCTGACCATGTCGCGTTCGGCGTCCATGGCGTGGCGCTCGCGTTCGGAGGTGTGCTTGCCGGATTCTTGCAACGTGCGCAGGAGTTCTTCGCGGTCGTTGGCTTTGAGTTTCTCTTCGCACATGACGCGGTCGAGCATGCGGTGGACGATTAGATCGGGATAACGGCGGATCGGCGACGTGAAGTGCGTGTAACAAGTGGAGGCCAAGCCGAAGTGGCCGATGTTTTCCGGCTGGTAGACCGCTTGTTTCATGGAGCGCAAGAGCACGCGGTTGATCACCCGTTCTTCGGCTTTACCGCGGGCGGATTCCAGCAGCCGCTGTAATTCTATCGGCGGCAGATTTTCTTTTTTCTGCGGCAGACGATAGCCGAGGCTCAACAAAAACGGTTCAAGAGCTTCGAGCGCTTCCGGGTCCGGCGCTGCGTGGACGCGGTACAGCGTGGGAAATTCTTTCTTCGCCAGCTCACGGGCCACCGCTTCGTTGGCGGCGATCATGAATTCCTCGATAATCCGGTGCGCGATGTTGCGCTCGGCGCGGACGATATTTTCCGGCAGCCCCTGCAAATCGAGAATGATTTCCGCTTCCGGTAAATCGAAGTCGAGATTGCCGCGCGCTTTGCGGTTGTTGAAGATCAGCAGCGCCAACTCTTCCATCAGCAGAAATGCATCGAGCAAGTTTCGATAGCGCTCTAAGCATGCGGCGTCCTTGTCGACTAAGATCCGGCGCACGTCGGTGTAAGTCATGCGCTCGTGGCTGCGGATGATCGAATTAAAAAAACGGCTGCGCACGACTTCGCCTCGGGCGTTGAATTCGATGGCGGCGGTTTTGGTCAACCGGTCTTCGTTGGGATTCAAACTGCAAATGCCGTTGGACAGCGCTTCGGGCAACATCGGAATCGCCCGGTCGGGGAAATAGACGCTGGTGGCGCGGGCGTAGGCTTCCTGATCCAACGCCGTGTCGGGCCGGACGTAGTAGGCGACGTCGGCGATGGAGACGAAAAGCTCGTAGCCCTTGTCTAATTTGCGGACGTAAACCGCGTCGTCGAAGTCGCGGGCGTTTTCACCGTCGATGGTAACGATCGGTAACTCGCGTAGATCTTCGCGTTGGGCGACTTCTTCCGACTTGATTTCGTAGGAGGTCTCTTTCACTTCGCGATGCACTTCCGGCGGAAAACTAGTGGAGAAGCCGTAGCGAAAGATGATCGACTGGGCTTGCACTTCCGGGTCGTCGGGATCGCCCATGACATTGACAAACGTCGCTTGCGGCGGCGACATGGCGGTGCCGAAGCGGCTGATCTCGGCGGCGATCACTTTGCCTTCTTCCAGCTTGACGTTGGGATGCAGCAGCGGCATGGCGGCGATGCGCGGGTCCATCGGCACGAGGTAGCCTTGGCCTTCGAATTGCTCGTAGCTGCCGAGCAAGCGCTTTTGCGCGCGCTCGATCACTTGCATGACATGGGCCTCGCTGCCGCCGCGCTGCTTGCGGTCGATGCGCACCATCACTTGATCGCCGTGCATGAGCCGGCGCATCTCTCGGCGGTTCAAATAAATGTCTTCGGCGTCTTTGTCTTCGGGGATCAAAAAGCCAAAGCCGTCGGGATGGGCTTGGACTTTGCCGCGAATCAAGTTCTGGCGGTCGGGCAGAGCGTAGTGATTTTTTTTCAGGCGTACCAACCGGCCGCTGCGGCATAGCTCGCGCAAGGCATCGGCGATCGCTTGCAGTCCGTCGCGCTCGAAACCGCCGCGGCGCTGGATTTCCGCCGGCGTTAAGCGCTCGCGCGGTTGGTTGGCGAAAAGGCCGAGAATTTTTTCCTGCGCGCCTTTGGCGGATTGTTTATTCATTGACGTGGCTCAAGCTTCTACTGTAACCGCTGGGTTTTCAATCGAGTGAAAACGTTCTGCAACGAGCGAAAATATTTCAGCTGCGTCGCCCGTTAGGATTTCTCATTGCTCGACTCATCGGCCAACTCGGCCATCAACCAGTCGTCGGTCATGTCGGCGGGCCGGGAGATTTCCGCGAACGGGACATCGCGCTTGATCGAATCGAGAATGGCGCGGGCGGTGCCGATGAAGTCGACCATGACCAGCAATACGATGATCGCTTTGCGGCGCTCCGCGGTGCGGATCAGGCCGACTTCTTCGTAGGACTCGAAGATAAATTTAACGTAGGCGATATGTTCGGGGGCGATTTCCAAATAGATAGCTTGCAGGTCCATAAAGATCTCTAACGATTGAAGAAGCGGTCCAAGACATTGGGCAACCAGCCTTTGTTGTCGCGGTTGTCTGGACTGGTTTGGTTGCCTGGAGTCGGTGCATTGCGCTCGCGCTCGCGCGGCGCCGCGCCGCCGCGCAGGAATTGCGCCAGGATGCGATTGTCGAGGCGGATTCTGATGTTGGGAATCGTGCCGTCGATGCGGAAGGTAATCGCCAGCCGGCCACGCCGGTCGAGAAGGTAACGCAGCACGCGGTAGTCGCGCTGTATTTCCTGAGTCAGCCGCGGCGACAGCACGATCAAACCGTTCCAGCGGGTGGTGCGATCGAGGCCGATCCAACCGGCGCCGGTGATCGTGTAGTCGGGCGTCACGATGATCAGATTGTCGCTGCGCAGACGTTGCGCTTCAAGCGTAAAATCAATCTTGAGCGAATCGAAAACCGTGTCGCTATGGCTGGCCAAGTTGGCAAACGCCGCCGGCAGGCGGGCCGTGGATTGGGCGGAAACGCCGGCGCCGCTGCTGCGCAACAACAGTTGGTTGATCAAATTGAAATCCTTGATCGCGCCATGTTGTGCCGCCGCCGCGCCGGAACCTTTGAACGCGAATGGGGTCTTCTTATCCGCGCTCGCTTCGCTGACGGTGAATTCGCCGTGGCCGTTGAGTTGGCCCTGAAGGCGGTCACGGATGAGCGGCAACAACCGCGCGCTCAGTGCGCGCAATTCCAAGTCCTCGACTTGGGTCGACAGTTGGACAGCGCCGCCGGCGCCGGCGTTGGCGAGATAACCGTCGGCGCGTACCATGCCGTCGAAGGCGCGCAGCGAAAGTTTTTTGATAGTCAGTCCGGTGGCGGACCAGGCGAGTTCGGCGTTGAGGTCGCGAAAATCGATTTCGGACAACTGGCCTTGCTCGGCTCGCACCGTGGCGTCCAGGGCCAGCGCGCCGTCGGTTATTTTCGCCGTGCCGTTGGCGCGCAAATTTTTCAGTAGCAGCGCCGGACTTGCCACCAAGGCCGGCAAGTCGGCGAGATTCACTTGCGCCGAGCGCAGTTGGTAGTTCACGCTGGGCTCGAAGAGATTCGCTGCGACAGCGTCGAGGACGAGGTCTGAAGCGCCGAGGCGAAAGCTGAAGTTATCGAACTTCGCCTGCTGTCCGCTGAATTGAATTGTTCCGTTGGCGCGCTCGATGCTTCGACCGCTGGGCGCGAGCTTGAATTCACCGCCGCTAAGTTTGAAATATCCGCCGACGCGCCATTCATTGTCGCCGGAGCCGGGCCGGGTGCGCTGATCGACGACGATATTCAAATCGCTGCGCCCGGCGCTGGCGACAATGGCGCCGGGCGCGAGCCATTCGCCCCAGCTCGCGAGCGGCGCTTGGCTCTGGTAGAGGCGCAGCTGTAGTTTGGCGTCGTCGCCGGCGTCGATTATGCCGCTGAAACCGATGCGGCTCGCGCCGCTGGCGATTTCAGATTGGCTGATGAAGAATAAATTTTTCTGCCGGCGCACCCGGGCGCGAATCTCGGCCGGCCGGTCCAGCGGCTTTTGCAGCCAGTTCTGATAACGCCAATCGCTTTTCTCACCGCGCACCAGGGCGCCAAAACGCAAATGATCCCAGCTGCCTTCGAAGCGGCTATAAATCGCGATGGCGCCGTCAGTGACCAGCGCCGGAGAAAAATTTTGCCGAAACCAGCGTAGCTTGCGCAGATGCGCCATGGACAATGGTTGGAGCGTCAGATTGCCCTGCACTTCC
This Deltaproteobacteria bacterium DNA region includes the following protein-coding sequences:
- the rnr gene encoding ribonuclease R — translated: MNKQSAKGAQEKILGLFANQPRERLTPAEIQRRGGFERDGLQAIADALRELCRSGRLVRLKKNHYALPDRQNLIRGKVQAHPDGFGFLIPEDKDAEDIYLNRREMRRLMHGDQVMVRIDRKQRGGSEAHVMQVIERAQKRLLGSYEQFEGQGYLVPMDPRIAAMPLLHPNVKLEEGKVIAAEISRFGTAMSPPQATFVNVMGDPDDPEVQAQSIIFRYGFSTSFPPEVHREVKETSYEIKSEEVAQREDLRELPIVTIDGENARDFDDAVYVRKLDKGYELFVSIADVAYYVRPDTALDQEAYARATSVYFPDRAIPMLPEALSNGICSLNPNEDRLTKTAAIEFNARGEVVRSRFFNSIIRSHERMTYTDVRRILVDKDAACLERYRNLLDAFLLMEELALLIFNNRKARGNLDFDLPEAEIILDLQGLPENIVRAERNIAHRIIEEFMIAANEAVARELAKKEFPTLYRVHAAPDPEALEALEPFLLSLGYRLPQKKENLPPIELQRLLESARGKAEERVINRVLLRSMKQAVYQPENIGHFGLASTCYTHFTSPIRRYPDLIVHRMLDRVMCEEKLKANDREELLRTLQESGKHTSERERHAMDAERDMVSLKKAQFMMTKMGEEFPGFVNSLVSFGLFVELDDYFVEGLVKLATLTDDDYDYYEKEYLIKGRRHGRKFKLGDNVRVRVAKINAFRSEIDFELVPSI
- a CDS encoding DUF4911 domain-containing protein, giving the protein MDLQAIYLEIAPEHIAYVKFIFESYEEVGLIRTAERRKAIIVLLVMVDFIGTARAILDSIKRDVPFAEISRPADMTDDWLMAELADESSNEKS
- a CDS encoding AsmA family protein, with the protein product MFLAVIAAAMKSPRKILVVTVGAAFMATAMLVMALNIFANRQRETVERELRKLLGKEVSFASLEVHLFGWPGFAANELRIDDDPRFAATPVIRARQLILGLSLRQLLWGRIVFDSLSFIEPELQIITDETGLHNLALLAQRHEVFAPLAKPRPPSSLSFDIDAVRIDDGQMIYLDRSVKEAAELQLRDVDFKLSGLDPARTTRLRFAASLVESLGQDIHISGRLGRTRPGESWQTRQMNLTIQLAALHVPLVARAVATLREKLPRELDVTGPMSLRAKATGTLARPRLENILLQAPLFGSSEYNAKVTGSVAFSEKRTWEDAEVQGNLTLQPLSMAHLRKLRWFRQNFSPALVTDGAIAIYSRFEGSWDHLRFGALVRGEKSDWRYQNWLQKPLDRPAEIRARVRRQKNLFFISQSEIASGASRIGFSGIIDAGDDAKLQLRLYQSQAPLASWGEWLAPGAIVASAGRSDLNIVVDQRTRPGSGDNEWRVGGYFKLSGGEFKLAPSGRSIERANGTIQFSGQQAKFDNFSFRLGASDLVLDAVAANLFEPSVNYQLRSAQVNLADLPALVASPALLLKNLRANGTAKITDGALALDATVRAEQGQLSEIDFRDLNAELAWSATGLTIKKLSLRAFDGMVRADGYLANAGAGGAVQLSTQVEDLELRALSARLLPLIRDRLQGQLNGHGEFTVSEASADKKTPFAFKGSGAAAAQHGAIKDFNLINQLLLRSSGAGVSAQSTARLPAAFANLASHSDTVFDSLKIDFTLEAQRLRSDNLIIVTPDYTITGAGWIGLDRTTRWNGLIVLSPRLTQEIQRDYRVLRYLLDRRGRLAITFRIDGTIPNIRIRLDNRILAQFLRGGAAPRERERNAPTPGNQTSPDNRDNKGWLPNVLDRFFNR